The Blattabacterium sp. DPU genome includes a window with the following:
- the rsmI gene encoding 16S rRNA (cytidine(1402)-2'-O)-methyltransferase yields MLYIVPTPIGNLEDFTFRSLRILKEVDLILVENYKVSKKLLNFYNIKNNINKYHIYNEHKIIPSIIKKIKKGKKLALISNAGTPSISDPGFLLIKSCIKASITIECLPGPTAFVPALVCSGASTNEFIFIGFLPKKKRKIKLENLSKENRTIILYESPHRLLQTLNDIKIFFGSKINIVLCKEISKYFQNILRGNVENMIMHYKNVKKILGEYTIVIETNFKK; encoded by the coding sequence ATGTTATATATAGTGCCTACTCCTATAGGAAATTTAGAAGATTTTACTTTTAGAAGTTTACGAATATTAAAAGAAGTAGATTTGATTTTAGTAGAAAATTATAAAGTTTCCAAAAAATTATTGAATTTTTACAACATAAAAAATAATATAAACAAATATCATATTTACAACGAACATAAAATAATTCCTTCTATCATAAAAAAAATTAAAAAAGGAAAAAAATTAGCATTAATATCTAATGCAGGAACTCCAAGTATATCTGATCCAGGTTTTTTACTTATAAAATCTTGTATTAAAGCTTCCATTACCATAGAATGTTTACCTGGACCTACAGCTTTTGTTCCTGCATTAGTTTGTTCAGGAGCATCTACTAATGAATTTATTTTTATTGGTTTTTTACCTAAAAAAAAAAGAAAAATAAAGTTAGAAAATTTGTCTAAAGAAAATAGAACCATTATATTATATGAATCTCCTCACAGATTGTTGCAAACATTAAACGATATAAAAATTTTTTTCGGATCAAAAATCAATATTGTTCTTTGTAAAGAAATATCCAAATATTTTCAAAATATTTTAAGAGGAAATGTAGAAAATATGATCATGCATTATAAAAATGTAAAAAAAATATTAGGAGAATATACAATTGTTATAGAAACAAATTTTAAAAAGTGA
- a CDS encoding superoxide dismutase, translated as MSFKLPKLSYSYNDFEPYIDKKTMNIHYNKHHATYTNNLNKAILDTNMVNLSIEKILKRAHIESEIIRNNSGGFYNHNLFWEILIPHIKYTHPNTDFIESIQKNFNSFDSFKEKFSKIAANHFGSGWIWLCVKKNKLTICTTANQDNPLMYGKGCEGIPILGLDVWEHAYYLQYQNRRLDYISSFWNIVNWIKVEENYRKAMIK; from the coding sequence ATGTCATTTAAACTTCCAAAATTATCATATTCATATAATGATTTTGAACCTTATATAGATAAAAAAACTATGAATATTCATTATAATAAACATCATGCTACTTATACTAATAATTTAAATAAAGCTATTTTGGATACGAATATGGTGAATCTTTCTATAGAAAAAATTTTAAAAAGAGCTCATATTGAATCTGAAATAATACGTAATAATAGTGGAGGTTTTTACAATCACAATCTTTTTTGGGAAATATTAATTCCTCATATTAAATACACTCACCCAAATACAGATTTTATTGAAAGTATACAAAAAAACTTTAATTCTTTTGATTCTTTTAAAGAAAAATTTTCTAAAATAGCAGCTAATCATTTTGGTTCCGGATGGATTTGGTTGTGCGTAAAAAAAAATAAATTAACAATTTGTACCACTGCAAATCAAGATAATCCTCTTATGTATGGAAAAGGTTGTGAAGGAATTCCAATTTTAGGATTAGATGTTTGGGAACATGCTTATTATTTACAATACCAAAACCGTCGTTTAGATTATATTTCTTCTTTTTGGAATATTGTAAATTGGATAAAAGTGGAAGAAAATTATAGAAAAGCTATGATAAAATAA
- the folB gene encoding dihydroneopterin aldolase, whose amino-acid sequence MGKIVLENIKLFGFHGCMPEEKYVGSYYTIYLEIEVDFHNVFINDDLSKTINYVDLYSLVKEEMNINSKLIEHLAQRIIQRIKKKFKKSLVKHAKIKICKENPPLQGNVDRVCVILDDYC is encoded by the coding sequence ATGGGAAAAATTGTGCTAGAAAATATTAAATTATTTGGATTTCATGGATGTATGCCGGAAGAAAAATATGTAGGATCTTATTATACGATTTATTTAGAAATTGAAGTAGATTTTCATAATGTATTTATCAATGATGATTTATCCAAAACTATTAATTATGTAGATTTGTATAGTCTTGTAAAAGAAGAAATGAATATTAATTCCAAATTAATTGAACATTTAGCACAAAGAATAATTCAAAGAATTAAAAAAAAATTCAAAAAATCTCTAGTAAAACATGCAAAAATAAAAATTTGTAAAGAAAATCCTCCATTACAAGGAAATGTAGATAGAGTATGTGTTATTTTAGATGATTATTGTTAA
- a CDS encoding glycogen/starch synthase yields the protein MTDKRILYVSSDLFPFSSENPISLSVLKATKFMQSIGNDVRIFMPRFGIINERRHQLHEVIRLSGMNLAINEIDQPLLIKVASIPDARLQVYFIDNEEYFKRKAVDEDENGIFFRDNDERALFFTKGVLETVKKLNWKPDIIHIYGWMSSFIPLYIKNIYVNDPIYQNVKIIVSIYNKPFQGLLNNNIIQKIKLDGIKSVKLQLLKNPNYFNLIKLCMYFSDAIIKGDLFFPEEIEDYIKINKLLVLKYYPVEKIETVYQQFYKKTVLEHIN from the coding sequence ATGACAGATAAACGTATATTATATGTTTCTTCGGATTTGTTCCCTTTTTCTTCAGAGAATCCTATTTCTTTATCTGTATTGAAAGCCACTAAATTTATGCAATCAATAGGAAATGATGTACGTATATTTATGCCTCGTTTTGGAATCATTAATGAAAGAAGACATCAATTACATGAAGTAATTCGTTTATCAGGCATGAATTTAGCAATTAATGAGATTGATCAACCTTTATTAATAAAAGTAGCATCTATTCCTGATGCTAGATTACAAGTTTATTTTATAGATAATGAAGAATATTTCAAAAGAAAAGCAGTAGATGAAGATGAAAATGGAATTTTTTTTAGAGATAATGATGAAAGGGCTTTATTTTTTACAAAAGGAGTTTTAGAAACTGTAAAAAAATTAAATTGGAAACCTGATATAATTCATATATATGGATGGATGAGTTCTTTTATTCCTTTGTACATTAAAAATATTTATGTAAATGATCCAATATATCAAAATGTAAAAATTATTGTATCTATTTATAATAAACCTTTTCAAGGATTATTAAATAATAATATTATTCAAAAGATAAAATTAGATGGTATAAAATCTGTAAAATTACAGTTGTTAAAAAATCCTAATTATTTTAATTTGATAAAATTATGTATGTATTTCTCAGATGCTATTATAAAAGGAGATCTTTTTTTTCCAGAAGAAATAGAAGATTATATAAAAATAAATAAATTGTTAGTATTAAAATATTATCCTGTAGAAAAAATAGAAACCGTTTATCAACAATTTTATAAAAAAACAGTTTTAGAGCATATAAATTAA
- a CDS encoding aspartate-semialdehyde dehydrogenase, translated as MKLGIVGATGMVGRVMIDLLEKKNFPLGKLYLSASNESIGKKFFFKKKIHEVISIHNLLLNKPDIVLFSAGSDISKKWAPKFSDIGSIIIDNSSAWRMDSSKKLIVPEINACCLCKQDKIIANPNCSTIQLVMVLFPLHTKYEINRVIVSTYQSITGTGKKALDQLYKEQNGNFSFKIYPHPIYQNVLPHCDHFTDNGYTMEEMKLINETKKIMNDYNIAITATAVRVPVIGGHSESVNITFKKKPDINHIHNILSKTKGIIVQDHPERNLYPMPLYAHKKNEVFVGRIREDFSFQNSINIWIVADNLRKGAAANAIQIAEYLIEKKYV; from the coding sequence ATGAAATTAGGAATAGTAGGAGCAACAGGAATGGTAGGTCGTGTAATGATTGATCTTTTAGAAAAAAAAAATTTTCCATTAGGAAAATTATATCTTTCAGCTTCCAATGAATCTATTGGAAAAAAATTTTTTTTTAAAAAAAAAATACATGAAGTTATTAGTATACATAATTTATTATTAAATAAGCCTGATATTGTTTTATTTTCAGCAGGATCTGATATATCAAAAAAATGGGCTCCAAAATTTTCAGATATAGGATCTATAATTATAGATAATTCTTCTGCATGGAGAATGGATTCTAGTAAAAAATTAATTGTTCCTGAAATCAATGCTTGTTGTTTATGTAAACAAGATAAAATTATTGCAAATCCCAATTGTTCTACAATACAATTGGTTATGGTTTTATTTCCCTTACATACAAAATATGAAATTAATAGAGTAATTGTATCAACTTATCAATCAATAACAGGAACCGGAAAAAAAGCTTTAGATCAGTTATACAAAGAACAAAATGGAAATTTTTCATTTAAAATATACCCACATCCTATTTATCAAAATGTTTTACCTCATTGTGATCATTTTACAGATAATGGATATACAATGGAAGAAATGAAATTAATAAATGAAACAAAAAAAATAATGAATGATTATAATATAGCTATAACAGCTACTGCTGTACGTGTTCCTGTAATAGGAGGTCATTCAGAAAGTGTGAATATTACATTTAAAAAAAAACCTGATATAAATCATATACATAATATTTTATCTAAAACAAAAGGAATAATAGTTCAAGATCATCCAGAAAGAAATCTTTATCCAATGCCATTATATGCTCATAAAAAAAATGAAGTTTTTGTGGGTAGAATACGAGAAGATTTCTCATTTCAGAATTCTATAAATATTTGGATAGTAGCAGACAATCTTCGTAAAGGTGCAGCTGCTAATGCCATTCAGATTGCGGAATATTTAATAGAAAAAAAATATGTATAA
- a CDS encoding RpiB/LacA/LacB family sugar-phosphate isomerase, whose product MIIAIGSDHTGIHYKYTINNFLIQKGYKIKDFGYSEHGKSVDYPDFIHPTAKFVNEGKADFGIIICGSGNGAAMTANKYKKIRAALVWDKEIAILARKHNNANIISLPARFVNQNKIIEIVTIFLKTNFEGGRHEIRVKKIHKILSSSVG is encoded by the coding sequence ATGATAATAGCAATAGGATCTGATCATACAGGAATACATTATAAATACACAATCAATAATTTTTTAATTCAAAAAGGATATAAAATCAAAGATTTTGGATATTCTGAACATGGTAAATCAGTTGATTATCCAGATTTTATTCATCCTACAGCAAAATTTGTTAATGAAGGAAAAGCTGATTTTGGAATTATTATATGTGGAAGTGGAAATGGTGCAGCTATGACTGCTAATAAATATAAAAAAATTCGTGCAGCTTTGGTTTGGGATAAAGAAATAGCTATATTAGCTAGAAAACACAATAATGCTAATATTATTAGTTTACCGGCACGTTTTGTAAATCAAAATAAAATTATAGAAATTGTAACAATATTTTTGAAAACAAACTTTGAAGGAGGAAGACATGAAATAAGAGTGAAAAAAATACATAAAATCCTCAGTAGCTCAGTTGGTTAG
- a CDS encoding uroporphyrinogen-III synthase, with protein MKINNILISQSLNNTYNTPYIKLSQNKNINIDFRSFIEIIEASSSDVRKQKINFSDFTVVLFISKKSVDHYFRLAESMRFKVPISMKYICQTETIAYYLQKYILFRKRKIHIGNKSFKDILPYIEKLHKEKFLLPSSDILKPEIPDMLNKKNIFWKRVILYKTTSSDLSDLKHIPYDILVFFNPAEIKSLFDNFPNFNQKNIKIATFGKNTLDAAYKAGLKIDIKVPTPEFPSMAMALEKYIKKLNTIKY; from the coding sequence ATGAAGATAAATAATATTCTGATTTCACAATCTCTTAATAATACTTATAATACTCCGTATATAAAACTTAGTCAAAATAAAAATATAAATATTGATTTTCGATCTTTTATAGAAATAATAGAAGCTTCATCCAGTGATGTTAGAAAACAAAAAATTAACTTTTCTGATTTTACTGTTGTTCTTTTTATTAGCAAAAAATCTGTAGATCATTATTTCAGATTAGCAGAATCAATGCGTTTTAAAGTTCCTATTTCTATGAAATATATTTGTCAAACAGAAACAATAGCTTATTATTTACAGAAATATATTTTATTCAGAAAAAGAAAAATTCATATTGGAAATAAATCATTTAAAGATATACTTCCTTATATTGAAAAACTTCATAAAGAAAAATTTCTTTTACCCTCTTCAGATATTTTAAAACCAGAAATTCCTGATATGTTGAACAAAAAAAATATTTTTTGGAAAAGAGTCATTTTATATAAAACAACCTCTAGTGACTTATCTGATTTAAAACATATCCCCTATGATATTCTAGTTTTTTTTAATCCGGCAGAAATCAAATCTTTATTTGATAATTTTCCAAATTTTAACCAAAAAAATATTAAAATTGCCACTTTTGGAAAAAATACTTTAGATGCAGCTTATAAAGCAGGATTAAAAATTGATATAAAAGTTCCAACACCTGAATTTCCTTCCATGGCTATGGCTCTAGAAAAATATATTAAAAAATTAAACACAATTAAATATTGA
- a CDS encoding phosphoglycerate kinase, giving the protein MIEEIKTINDFNFKDQTALIRVDFNVPINKYYEIMDDTRIRYSIPTIKKIIYEKGKIVLISHLGRPKGIPSKIYSLKFLIRYLSEQLKTTVNFCENCIGQNVLNKVSELKNGEILLLENLRFYKEEEEENMNFAYELSKLGDIYVNDAFGAVHRFHTSITILPKFFGEKKCIGFLMKKEIQYLNQFLHGKGKRPITVLLGGAKISSKIEIIENIINFSDHILIGGGMSYPFIKIKGGNVGSSLIEKNRNIEMILKKIFQKYQNKMNIIHLPKDVVIADSFKNEANTKIVSIDSIPNGWMGLDIGPSSIKNFCKIIEKSKTILWNGPVGVFEFSNFSLGTRSIAKSIANITEKGAFSLVGGGDSIASLKMENCEKKISYLSTGGGAMLESLKNKTLPGINAIIQ; this is encoded by the coding sequence ATGATAGAAGAAATAAAAACTATTAATGATTTCAATTTTAAAGATCAAACAGCTTTAATTAGAGTTGATTTTAATGTTCCTATAAATAAATATTACGAAATAATGGATGATACACGTATTCGATATAGTATTCCTACCATTAAAAAAATTATTTATGAAAAAGGAAAAATTGTTCTCATTTCTCATTTAGGAAGACCAAAGGGAATTCCTTCTAAAATTTATTCTTTAAAATTTTTAATTCGTTATTTATCTGAACAATTAAAAACTACTGTAAATTTTTGTGAAAATTGTATAGGACAAAATGTTTTAAACAAAGTTTCTGAATTAAAAAATGGTGAAATTTTATTATTAGAAAATTTACGTTTTTACAAAGAAGAAGAAGAAGAAAATATGAATTTTGCTTACGAATTATCAAAATTAGGAGATATTTATGTAAATGATGCATTTGGAGCCGTACATCGTTTTCATACTTCTATTACTATTCTTCCAAAATTTTTTGGGGAAAAAAAATGTATTGGTTTTCTTATGAAAAAAGAGATTCAATATTTAAATCAATTTTTACATGGAAAAGGAAAAAGACCTATTACTGTTTTATTAGGAGGAGCAAAAATTTCTTCTAAAATAGAGATTATTGAAAATATTATCAATTTTTCGGATCATATTTTGATAGGAGGAGGAATGTCTTATCCTTTTATTAAAATAAAAGGAGGTAATGTAGGAAGTTCTTTAATTGAAAAAAATCGAAATATAGAAATGATTTTAAAAAAAATTTTCCAAAAATATCAAAATAAAATGAATATAATACATCTTCCAAAAGATGTTGTAATCGCTGACTCATTCAAAAATGAAGCTAATACTAAAATTGTATCCATTGATTCTATTCCAAATGGATGGATGGGATTAGATATAGGTCCTTCTTCCATAAAAAACTTTTGCAAAATCATAGAAAAATCTAAAACAATTTTATGGAATGGACCTGTAGGAGTTTTTGAATTTTCAAATTTTTCTTTAGGAACTAGATCTATAGCTAAATCTATAGCAAATATAACTGAAAAAGGAGCATTTTCTTTAGTAGGAGGAGGTGATTCTATTGCATCACTAAAAATGGAAAATTGCGAAAAAAAAATAAGTTATTTATCTACCGGAGGTGGTGCCATGTTGGAAAGCTTAAAAAATAAAACACTTCCTGGAATAAATGCAATCATACAATAA
- the gmk gene encoding guanylate kinase, with product MKKGKMIILSGPSGSGKTTISHYLLSKFPELKFSISCTTRSIRKNEVHGKDYYFLSTNSFISKIKKYQFVEWEEVYPKLFYGTLKNEIYRIWKSNKHILFDIDVKGGLNLKKQYPNNSLSIFIMVNSIKILKKRLMTRNQKNSDYANLNIRLNKAKEEKNYAKLFDFILLNIDLHQTKKKAIQIVSDFIYE from the coding sequence ATGAAAAAAGGAAAAATGATTATTTTGTCAGGTCCTTCTGGATCTGGAAAAACTACAATTTCACATTATTTACTTTCAAAATTTCCGGAATTGAAATTTTCAATTTCATGTACTACACGATCTATTAGAAAAAATGAGGTACATGGAAAAGATTATTATTTTTTATCTACAAATTCTTTTATTTCTAAAATAAAAAAATATCAATTTGTAGAATGGGAAGAGGTTTATCCTAAATTATTTTATGGAACATTGAAAAACGAAATTTATAGAATTTGGAAATCAAATAAACATATTCTATTTGATATAGATGTAAAAGGAGGATTAAATTTAAAAAAGCAATATCCTAATAATTCCTTATCCATATTTATAATGGTGAATTCTATAAAAATTTTAAAAAAAAGATTAATGACAAGAAACCAAAAAAATTCAGATTATGCAAATTTAAATATTCGTTTAAATAAAGCTAAAGAAGAAAAAAACTATGCTAAATTATTTGATTTTATTTTATTAAATATTGATTTACATCAAACAAAAAAAAAAGCAATTCAAATAGTTTCAGACTTTATTTATGAATAA
- the glmS gene encoding glutamine--fructose-6-phosphate transaminase (isomerizing) → MCGIIGYLGHREAYPILISGLKKLEYRGYDSSGIAVFYDNGYNLYKTKGRVSELEKKISSFKIQGKTGIGHTRWATHGIPDDINAHPHVSNSNELIMIHNGIIENYYAIKIILLKNGFTFKSKTDTEVLVNLIEFLKKENKLSLEEAVRISLNEIVGAYSIAIVEKSNPETIIIAKLGSPLSLGIQEKEFFIASDPISFIDYTKNVLYLKDGEMAILKKNQELDLRKIRNNHRLNPIIKKLQINLKEIEKGKYKYFMLKEIYEQPKTILDTLRGRLLIPEKIICINGIESNKDVFINAKCITIIACGTSWHASLIGEYLLEELARIPVEVEYASEFRYRNPIVRKKDVIIVISQSGETADTLSALKLAKKKGAFVFGICNVAGSSIARNVDAGAYTHAGPEIGVASTKAFTAQITVLILLALIIGKYRSTINDCRYQFLCKELGSIPEKVNYALEMDNSIKKISKIYYDVNNFLYLGRGINFPVALEGALKLKEISYIHAEGYPAAEMKHGPIALIDENMPVVIIATKKGCYDKIIGNIQEIKARKGKIIAIINEGDIQVNMLADHVIKIPNTSEILSPLVTVIPLQLLAYQIAYIRGENVDQPRNLAKSVTVE, encoded by the coding sequence ATGTGTGGTATAATTGGCTACTTGGGGCATAGAGAAGCTTATCCTATTCTTATTAGTGGATTGAAAAAATTGGAATATAGAGGATATGATAGTTCGGGTATTGCTGTTTTTTATGATAATGGATATAATTTGTATAAAACTAAAGGAAGAGTTTCTGAATTAGAAAAAAAAATTTCTTCTTTTAAAATACAAGGAAAAACAGGAATAGGTCATACAAGATGGGCAACCCATGGGATACCAGATGATATTAATGCTCATCCTCATGTTTCTAATTCTAATGAATTGATTATGATTCATAATGGAATCATAGAGAATTACTATGCTATTAAAATTATTTTATTAAAAAATGGATTTACTTTTAAAAGTAAAACAGACACAGAAGTTCTTGTTAATTTAATTGAATTTCTTAAAAAAGAAAATAAATTATCTTTAGAAGAAGCAGTAAGAATTTCTTTAAATGAAATAGTAGGAGCTTATTCTATTGCTATAGTAGAAAAATCAAATCCTGAAACAATTATTATTGCAAAATTGGGAAGTCCTTTATCTTTAGGAATTCAAGAAAAAGAATTTTTTATTGCATCTGATCCTATTTCTTTTATAGATTATACTAAAAATGTTCTTTATTTAAAAGATGGAGAAATGGCTATCCTTAAAAAGAATCAGGAATTAGATCTTAGAAAGATTAGAAATAATCACAGATTAAATCCGATTATTAAAAAACTTCAAATTAATTTAAAAGAAATAGAAAAAGGAAAATATAAATATTTCATGTTAAAAGAAATATATGAACAACCTAAAACTATTTTAGATACTTTGCGAGGAAGATTATTAATACCTGAAAAAATTATTTGTATTAATGGAATTGAATCAAATAAAGATGTTTTTATTAATGCTAAATGTATAACTATAATAGCATGTGGTACCTCTTGGCATGCTAGTTTAATTGGAGAATATTTATTAGAGGAACTTGCTCGTATTCCAGTAGAAGTAGAATATGCTTCTGAATTTAGATATAGAAATCCTATTGTAAGAAAGAAAGATGTTATTATTGTAATTTCACAATCAGGAGAAACAGCAGATACTTTATCTGCTTTGAAATTAGCAAAAAAAAAAGGAGCTTTTGTTTTTGGAATTTGTAATGTAGCAGGATCTTCCATCGCACGAAATGTAGATGCAGGAGCTTATACACATGCAGGACCTGAAATCGGTGTTGCTTCTACAAAAGCTTTCACTGCACAAATTACGGTTCTTATTTTATTAGCTTTAATTATAGGAAAATATAGATCTACAATCAATGATTGTAGATACCAATTTTTATGTAAAGAATTAGGATCAATTCCAGAAAAAGTCAATTATGCACTTGAAATGGATAATTCTATAAAAAAAATATCTAAAATTTATTATGATGTAAATAATTTTCTTTATTTGGGTAGAGGAATTAATTTTCCAGTTGCTTTAGAAGGAGCTTTAAAATTGAAAGAAATATCCTATATTCATGCAGAAGGTTATCCTGCAGCAGAAATGAAACATGGTCCTATAGCTTTAATTGATGAAAATATGCCAGTAGTTATTATTGCTACAAAAAAAGGATGTTATGATAAAATTATTGGAAATATTCAAGAAATTAAAGCTAGGAAAGGAAAAATTATAGCTATAATCAATGAAGGGGATATTCAAGTTAATATGTTAGCAGATCACGTAATAAAAATACCAAATACTTCTGAAATACTTAGTCCATTAGTAACTGTCATTCCTCTTCAATTATTAGCTTATCAAATAGCTTATATACGTGGAGAAAATGTGGATCAACCCAGAAACTTAGCAAAATCAGTAACAGTAGAATAA
- the topA gene encoding type I DNA topoisomerase, translating to MKKNLVIVESPTKAHTIQTFLGKDYYVVSSYGHIIDLPEKEIGIQIQKNFEPNYVIISRKKKIIQNLKILIKNHEIIWLASDEDREGEAIAYQIYKTFNILKYKRIVFHEITKKAILNAIKNPRLIDYNLVYAQQARRIIDRLVGFQLSPILWKKINTGLSAGRVQSVAVRLIVEQENKIQNTTPTAVYQINGTFTNPKQKIIFNAKLEKKIEDKKKIKNILTSCINSTFTVKKILLKKEKKKPPLPFTTSSLQQEACNKLQYSISKTMFLAQKLYEKGFITYIRTDSTNLSESILSDIKNFILFSYGKKYLSIKNFSKKKNKFSQEAHEAIHPTIINSNQTYLDSLDTFQKRLYKLIWERTIMGQMKDAIFEKKDVYIQPSQLKYCFIHTNKTVLFDGFTKILNKKEKEKSNINVSSIKIGSFLEKKEIIAKQTFKNHLYRYNEASLVKKLEKLGIGRPSTYVSVISTIQKRNYIDLYKISKKIETHEIFILKGNLITKKSNQKIDIEKNKFYPTKMGIIITNFLKKNFHEIIDYNFTANLENNFDNIAKGKQSWIEIIKDFYNNFYKKLQYVQKNVEKIHKERFLGKDPKSDKKIFAKIAKYGPVIQMGEFGKKNRPKFFPLLDKQNIETISLLEALKIIELPKLIGIFEKKEILLKINKYNIYIKYNNKSIPIDEKIFFNNSLNLEQAINIIIKNQNN from the coding sequence ATGAAAAAAAATTTAGTAATTGTAGAATCACCTACTAAAGCACATACAATACAAACATTTCTTGGAAAAGATTATTACGTAGTATCTAGTTATGGACATATTATAGATTTACCAGAAAAAGAAATAGGAATTCAAATACAAAAAAATTTTGAGCCTAATTATGTCATAATATCTAGAAAAAAAAAAATTATTCAAAACCTGAAAATATTAATAAAAAATCATGAAATTATTTGGTTAGCTTCTGATGAAGATAGAGAAGGAGAAGCTATCGCTTATCAAATTTATAAAACGTTTAATATACTAAAATATAAAAGAATTGTTTTTCATGAAATAACAAAAAAAGCTATCTTAAATGCTATAAAAAATCCAAGACTTATTGATTACAATTTAGTTTATGCCCAACAAGCAAGACGAATTATAGATCGCTTGGTAGGGTTTCAATTATCTCCTATTTTATGGAAAAAAATTAATACAGGTCTTTCTGCAGGAAGAGTTCAATCTGTTGCTGTAAGACTAATAGTAGAACAAGAAAATAAAATTCAAAATACCACTCCTACTGCAGTTTATCAAATAAATGGAACATTCACTAATCCCAAACAAAAAATAATCTTTAATGCTAAATTAGAAAAAAAAATAGAAGATAAAAAAAAAATAAAAAATATTTTAACATCATGTATAAATAGTACTTTTACAGTAAAAAAAATTCTTTTAAAAAAAGAAAAAAAAAAACCTCCACTTCCATTTACTACTTCTTCTCTGCAACAAGAAGCTTGTAATAAATTACAATATTCTATATCTAAAACAATGTTTTTAGCTCAAAAATTATACGAAAAAGGATTTATCACATACATTCGCACAGATAGTACAAATTTATCAGAAAGTATATTATCGGATATAAAAAATTTTATACTTTTTTCATACGGAAAAAAATATTTATCTATAAAAAATTTTTCAAAAAAAAAGAATAAATTTTCTCAAGAAGCTCATGAAGCAATTCATCCGACTATTATTAATTCTAATCAAACTTATTTAGATTCTTTAGATACGTTTCAAAAACGTCTTTATAAACTTATATGGGAACGAACAATTATGGGACAAATGAAAGATGCAATTTTTGAAAAAAAAGATGTTTATATTCAACCTTCTCAATTGAAATATTGTTTCATTCATACAAATAAAACTGTTTTATTTGATGGATTTACGAAAATATTAAATAAAAAAGAAAAAGAAAAATCAAATATTAATGTTTCGTCAATAAAAATAGGTTCTTTTTTGGAAAAAAAAGAAATTATAGCTAAACAAACTTTTAAAAATCATTTATATAGATATAATGAAGCTAGTTTAGTTAAAAAATTGGAAAAATTAGGAATAGGAAGACCTTCTACTTATGTTTCCGTAATTTCTACTATACAAAAAAGAAATTATATTGATTTATATAAAATTTCAAAAAAAATAGAAACACATGAAATTTTTATTCTAAAAGGAAACTTAATTACTAAAAAAAGTAATCAAAAAATTGATATAGAAAAAAATAAATTTTATCCTACAAAAATGGGAATTATAATTACTAATTTTTTAAAAAAGAATTTTCATGAAATAATAGATTACAATTTTACTGCAAATTTAGAAAATAATTTTGATAATATAGCTAAAGGAAAACAATCTTGGATTGAAATTATTAAAGATTTCTACAATAATTTTTACAAAAAATTACAATATGTTCAAAAAAATGTAGAAAAAATTCATAAAGAACGTTTTCTTGGAAAAGATCCAAAATCTGATAAAAAAATTTTTGCTAAAATAGCTAAATATGGTCCTGTTATTCAAATGGGAGAATTTGGAAAAAAAAATAGACCCAAATTTTTTCCTTTATTAGATAAACAAAATATAGAAACAATTTCTCTTTTAGAAGCTTTAAAAATTATAGAATTACCTAAATTAATAGGAATATTTGAAAAAAAAGAAATTTTATTAAAAATAAATAAATACAATATATATATTAAATATAACAATAAATCAATTCCAATTGATGAAAAAATATTCTTCAATAATTCACTAAATTTAGAACAAGCTATTAATATCATAATTAAAAATCAAAATAATTAA